TGAGGTACTGAGTGCTGATGCGTTTGCTGCTTTTGAAGAAGCAGGTTTAGAAGATGAACAGGCGATAAAAGCTACAGGTAAACGTTACCGGGATACAGTGTTAGCTCTCGGTGGTAGTCAGCACCCGATGAATGTGTTTGCATCTTTCCGAGGTCGTGAACCTAGTACGGTTTCGTTACTCAAGCATACTGGCTTATTACCGAAAAATTGGGTATAAAGCCCCGTTGTTTTACGACGGCTTTCAATTTATGAGTGTACCAATATGCTGCTATAGTAATTGTAGTGGAAAGGTAATCAACCACTTAAAAAACCTAGCCGTCGAAAGACAAAGCACTGAACCTTGATAATTGAATCTATGCGGTTCTACTGCATTATTCTAGTTTCCTCCTAGCAGTAGGTAAAAGATTCATAGGGGCTAGACGAATCAGCATTTTGAAACAATTTGTTTCAAACCAAACAGGACTTGCACTAATGCAAATAGGGTAGGGCATACCCGAATTAACGCTTGGGGAGAATCCCACCTCTGGTCTAGACGACGCAAGGACTCTAGGTTAAGTGGTTTCGTTGAACCAAGAATCCCCGTCGATTTATCGCGGGGAGTGTCAACAACTGGGAATTAACGATTTCAGTTGCGTAGTCATCAATATCAAACTCCATCGCTAGAGATATCAAGCGCGTGCAAGTAGCAATAAAACGAAAATGCCCGCGCTCCGACTGATTGTAATGTAACTATATGAGGGCGATTGTGCTATCTTTTTGGCCACAATTGCCCATTTTTGCTATTTTGTAGGATTATGCCACCGACCACAACCATGAGCAAGCCGGACAGTAAAAATCCCACATCCCAAGCTAACTGATTTGGCCCTGGTTTGACGTGGTGAATACCCAAAATTTGGTGGTTAATCAATCCTTCCACGAAATTGAATAAACCTGCACCCATCAACAAAGACCCCACAAAGATATGTGTTGACCAAGGAACATCTGCACGACCTCCAGCGCGCCACAGTAACGCCACTCCTACCACGGTCATTACCCAGTCAAAGGCATGAAATAACCCGTCCCAGACCATGTTCAAATCTATATTTGAGACAGTTTTTAGGGGACGAACATTGCTTAACATATGATGCCATTGCAGAATCTGATGCAACACAATACCATCAACGAAGCCTCCTAAACCCAGTCCCAGAAAGATCCCGGCGATCATCAACGGCAGAGGGCGATCGCCATTTTCACTCTTCACCTCCATTGTCAACCTCACAGACAGACTTTTTTACCACATTCCACAATAGAATTTTTCTCCCAGTCATATCTTCTGTCTGGAGACAAGTGCTAGCTTTCAATCTAAAGTTCACAACTTCTTGCTAGTATCTACAGGCATCATAGAAATTGATATATAAAGAGCAATTTTCAAATGACCATATACTTTTACAAGGTGTGGCAGCCTTATGGCTGTTTTTCTAACTTTTCTCCCCACAGCATCCAAATTCAGGGTACTTATTGGTCAACTGTGGAGCATTATTATCAAGCGCAAAAGTTTGTCGGCAGTGTGGATGCAGTAATTATACCCTTTATCCATGCTGCCGAAACCCCAGAAGCAGCTGCGGCTTTGGGACGTTGCTGCACTCGCCAACTCCGTCCAGACTGGGAGATTGTCAAAACTAAAGTTATGCGAGAAGCTGTACTCAAAAAGTTTCTCACTCATCTGGATATTCAAAAAATTCTGCTCACCACTGGTAATGAGACGCTGGTAGAAAATTCGCCAAACGATTATTTCTGGGGCTGTGGTGCCGAAAAAACTGGTCAAAACCATCTTGGCAAAATCCTCATGGGTGTGCGTGCAGAAATCCGCCAATCGCGACTTTTTACCGTAATTTCTGGGGAAAGTAAGTTAGATTAAATATCTGCTGTGGCAGGGGAATGTTGTCATTCCCCCAGATTAACAATTATGAGAAACTTTTTTCAGTAAAATCACTTAATAAGTGCTGTAAGATGTTAAAATTGTCTAGAAATATCAAGAAATTTCTGAAGTTTTCTCATCTGCTTAATATTACTCTATACATTTTGTTGTTGAAGTTATAATATTAAGTGCTTATTAATAACCTTTTCTTAATCTTATACCCGTAATAATCAGTAATGCCACTGGCAATTCTTGATTACTAAGGGTTTTTAACCAGTCTTTGTATTATTTTTTAGGTGTACCAGTAATGGGATTTACCGATGACCCCAGTGATTTGCATCCAACCTTTAACCAGGAAAATTTATTGCATCGGATCACAAATCAGATTAGGCGATCGCTTGAGCTTCAAGAAATATTAGCAGCGACTGTTGACGAAGTTCGTTCATATTTGGCTACAGATCGAGTTATGGTGTATCGATTTGAAGCTGATGGTAGTGGTGAAGTGATTGCCGAATCTATTCATGAACAGCGTCTACCAAAGCTATTAGGACTACACTTCCCAGCCGATGATATTCCGCCGGACGCGAGAGAGATGTTTGTAGCAGCGCGGCAACGTTCCATAGTGGATGTAGCTAGTGGGAAAATAGGACTATCACCGCTCAAGTCACGAGAAACTGGCAAATATCTTCAAACCGAGAACATCCACTATCGGGAGATCGACCCATGCCATATTCAATACTTAACAGCAATGGGCGTACAGTCTTCACTGGTTGTCCCAATTCTACATCAAGAACCTGGAGAGCAAGGGAAATCACCAAAGCGGCAACTGTGGGGATTGTTGGTGTCGCATCACAGCCAACCACGCACGATTTTGAGGCGGGAACTCAGAATAGTCCAAAAAGTTGCCGATCAGGTGATGATCGCGATCGCTCAAAGTAACTTACTCACCGAAGCCCGTACCCAGCAAAAGCGAGAAGCCACGATCAACAGAGTCACCACACTGCTGCATAAACTACCCACAATCCAACTACAAGAAGCATTAGAAGAAGTAATCACCGCATTTAGTGGCGTAGGTGGGAGAATTTACATTGATCACAGTGGCGAAACATACACATCAGGCCAACAGCCCCAACTAGGCGATGAATTAGAAAACACTACCATTCAACAACATCAACTGTGGGAAAACTGGAGAGATGAATTTCAGCCAGGTGATATTTGGGCAGTTACTGACATCTACAAAGAACCACGTTTGCGAGTTTTAGCAACTGCCTTCTCATCCACTCAAATTCGCGGACTCCTGGTGATTCCCCTACACGATCGCCAAAATTTTATGGGTGTAATTAGTATTTTTCGCCCTGGATTTGACAACGAAATCCTCTGGGCGGGACAGCATGACCCCCATCAGCACCAACGACTACCTCGACATTCCTTTAAAATTTGGCGAGAAGAAAGAAAGGGGCTAGCACCGGAATGGAAACCCGAAGAAATTTCCTTGGGGAAAGCTTTGTCCCATCACTTCTCAATGGCAATTTACCAGCAGCAAATGTACCAACAGGTGCAGGCGCTAAATACCAACTTAGAATCTCGCGTCCAAGAAAAAACTGCGGCACTCAAAAAATCATTACAGCTGACTAAGGCAATCAAGCAAGTCACAGAGCAAATTCGCAGTACCTTAGACTTAAACAGTACCTTGCAAGCCATTGTTCAGGAAGTCCGTCCCCTGCTAAATTCAGACAGAGTGCTGATTTACCAGCTAATGGGTGAATTTGGTGGCAAAGTAATCGTAGAAGATATTAATGGCGAATGGCCGTCGGTGTTAGGAATGAACGCACCACTAGGATGTTTTCCTGATGAGACAGCGCGTTTATACTTTCGGGGCAGAATTAGAGCAATTGACAATGTTTCCACAGATACTTTAAGCGATTGTCATCGAGAGTTTTTGCAAAATCTGCAAGTACAAGCTAACTTAATTGTGCCGATTAATATTAGTCTGCAACTCTGGGGATTACTAATTGTGCATCAATGTCATGGGCCCAGAAACTGGCAGGATACAGAAATTGATTTACTGCAACAGCTAGCACATCAGGCAGCGATCGCCATTCAACAAGCCCAACTCTACGAACAAAGCTGTACTGCCGAAATCCAAGCAAAAGCTAAAGCTGCACAATTAGAAAACGCTTTGTCGGAACTGCGAGAAACCCAGACTAAATTGATTCAAACTGAAAAAATGTCCAGTTTAGGGCAGTTAGTAGCAGGTGTAGCCCACGAAATCAACAACCCAGTTAACTTTATCTACGGCAACCTGTCCCACGCCAGTAACTATGTCCAACAACTACTAGAACTATTAAAGCTCTATAATTTGCACTATCCTCAACCCGATGATCAAATTCAATCATTAATCGAAGTAATTGATTTGGATTTTTTGGTAGACGACTTACCAAAAACTATATCATCAATGCAAATTGGAACTGATCGCATTCGTTCCATAGTTTTATCATTACGTAATTTTTCCCGTTTAGATGAGGCGGAAAATAAGCCTGTTGACCTACATGAAGGTATCGAAAATACTTTATTAATTTTGCAACATCGGCTAAAAGCAAATGCCAATCTTCGGAGTATTGAAATAATTAAAGATTATGGTAGTTTGCCCCGCATAGAATGTTTTGCTGGTCAGATGAATCAGGTATTTATGAATATTCTCAGCAATGCCATTGATGCCTTAGAGGAAACCAGAATTATGATCAAGGGCGGAAATCCTCTTCCTAAACCTACAATTTGGATTTCTACTCAAATTACCACAGACCAATCCCGTCTGCTAATTCGCTTTGCTGACAACGGTCTAGGAATGACTGAAAAAGTCAAGAAGCGCATTTTTGACCCCTTTTTCACTACCAAGTCAGTTGGTAAAGGTACAGGACTGGGGCTAGCAATTAGCTATCAAATTGTGGTAGAGAAGCATGGTGGATCAATGGAGTGTATCTCAGAAATAGGCAAAGGTACAGAATTTTGGGTTGAAATCCCGATTAAACGCTTCAGTTACATCAATAGCTAAGTAAAGTTTAGTTGCAAAAATATCCAGGCTAATTTATCAAGTGCTAATCTAATAATTGAAGCTACAAACCTACAGCTTCCCTGGCAGATGCAACAGCTAAATGTGTAATAGAACAAGAGGTAAAAACGCTGTTTAACTTATGTCTGTCTCGTCCAAACCCCACAACACCCAACGCGAAAGCTGATATTTCCTCAAATAGTGAAAATCAGGGGGCGCTGTAAGCGGTTTTCATTGCTTGTTTAAGGTGATGGAACTGATTACATCCCTGGATAGAGTCAACAAGGTGAGGAAATCATTACAGCGAGTAGAAGTTTGGGTGTTGTTGTTTAAATGGGTACAGTTGGGTGTAAGCTAATGACGAAGTTAAAAAGTCAAAGAAATTTGAAATAGCGCCTTATGTCAATTATTGCGCTCAGAGCCTGGTATATTCAAAATTATGAGCCGATTGCCGAACTGGAGAAACGTCCGCCAGACATTCGCCTCAGTAAAAAAAGTCTGCTGAAATCAGCATTAAGAGCGGACTTTCTAGAAGAGATTGACCATGTTAAGCAATCAACCTGGTTTGGGCGTTATTTAGAAGGGGAAAATATTGAATTTTATATTGAAGGTAGTGGTGGCTATTGCGTAGCAAACATTGACTTAATTAGTCATGAAATTTATTTTACTAAACAAGCATTGTTAGCTCAGTTAGAACCAACGATTTTTTTATGCTCCCAGAAGGAGTATGCACCAGCGAGTGATGCCTTACGAGAGGAACTACAAAAAAGTTTGGAGTCTTTGAACTTGCGATCGCGTTTGCCTTTAACATTAGTAGAATCTTCCCGTCCTAGTAATGCTCCCATCAGACTCAGCCGCACCATTATGCGAAAAATCCGCAGGAGTTTGTTGTTTATCGCAGATACTACACCCATTGCGAGCATTTCCCGTAAAGAAACCAATCAATTGATACCTAGTCCCAATGTCTGTGTAGAAATTGGCTATGCGATTCAAAGTAAGCGTTCCGAACAAATTTTGTTAGCACAGATGCAACACCCAGACTTTGAGGGGGAATTTCCCTTCGATTTGCCCACACAGCAGATTTTGCAATTTCAAGACAGTACAGAACTGCATAAAATGATCACTGGAGCCATTGAAACTCAGTTAGCACGATTTAAACTATTTTTCTAATTACAAATTCGTGGAAATTGCTTGTACCGGACAAGTAGGAATACATTGTTCACAGACGATACAGCGCGATCGCGTGAAAGTCAACTTCGATGTTTCAGGGTGCAAAGTCAGGGCTTCCGTGGGGCAAACCCCAGTACACAAACCACAATGGACACAGACATCTTCATCAATGACAATTTCACCTAAGTTATGAGAAACATTGATATGACGCGATCGCATCCACTCAATAGCTTCATCTAAGCGATCAATATCTCCTGATAATTCCACCACCAGTTTACCAATTTGGTTTGGTGCAACTTGAGCGCGGATAATATTGGCGGCGACATTAAATTCCTTTGCCAGTAGGTAAGTAACAGGCATTTGAATAGCGCGTTTGGGAAAGGTGAGGGTAACTCGTTTTTTCACAGGTTTCGCAGAGAGTAGTTTCTGTTCGGCGTTGCTGATTTGAAGTATGAACACGATTTGTGATGATGTCAAAACCCCTGTAGAGAAGTTCCATGGAACGTCTCTACATTTAAATTCATATTTTGTTTCAGCAACGCCTTCTGTTCTAGCTTAGTGTGACTTGCAAAAGCCGCAGAAGCAGAAAACGTTAAACTAAAGAGTGACAATAGTTAATAAGTTTTAATAAATTTCCTATGACTACAGAAACCCCTATGAATGCTACCCCTAAGCCGGAAACCACATCTGGGACGAGGGTGAGAAATTTCTTAATTGCCATAGTGGCGATCGCACTCAGCGTTGCCTTAGTCTTAGGATTGAGAACCGAAACAACATCGGCTTCTTTAGCCAACTTAGATCAAACATCCACCCCTCTAGAAGTAGCAATTAGCAACGGTAAACCCTCAATAGTCGAATTTTACGCCAATTGGTGTACTGTCTGCCAAAAAATGGCTCCTGATATGGCCGAACTCGAACAGGAGTATGCGGACAAAGTGAACTTTGTCATGTTGAACGTAGACAACAGCAAATGGCTACCGGAGATGCTGAAATATCGAGTAGATGGCATTCCCCACTTTGTATTTTTAGCTAAAGATGGCGAAACCATCGCCCAAACCATTGGCGACCAACCTCATACGGTCATGGCCAGTAACTTAGACGCGTTGGTGGCTGGTTCCTCCTTACCCTATGCTAAAACTAACGGACAAGTTTCCCAATTTCGCGCCCCTGTTACACCCGCCAACAATCAAGACGATCCTCGCAGTCATGGAAGCCAGGTGGTTGATTAATTCGTAATTCGTAGTTCGTAATTCGTAGTTCGTAGTTCGTAGTTCGTAATTCGTAATTTAGCCCGCTTTGGAATTGCGTCAAAAACTCCCCTCTCCTTAGTAAGGCTACGGTGTACACACAAGTGATCGAATCGCCCCCTAACCCCCAATTATGGGGGAACAAGAATTTTCAAAGTCCCCCAAACTTGGGGGATTTAGGGGGCAAAACAGGCTCAAACGCAGACAGGAAGGACTTGTGTGTACACGATAGCCTTAGTAAGCAGAGGGGTTGGGGGTGAGGTTCTATATTTTATTAAATCCGCCCAAAATTAACTCAATCCTACTGAAGGCGCACAGAAACGCTACCGCCATGAGCTGGTAAACCTTCCGCAGCTGCGAGAGTTACCGCAGCTTGACCAATTCTTTGCAGTGCTTGTTGATTACATTCTAAATAGGTAATTCGCTTGAGGAAATCGTAAACACTCAAGCCAGAGGCAAAACGGGCAGAACGGGCAGTAGGTAGGACATGATTTGGCCCTCCTAAATAATCGCCAATGGCTTCTGGGGTATAACGTCCGAGAAATATACTCCCAGCAGATTTAATTTGACTAGCAAGCTCTTGGGGATAGTCTACGCATAATTCTACGTGTTCGGGAGCTAACTGATTGAGCAGTGGAATGCTGGCGGCTAAATCTTCCACCAGAATTACTGCGCCATGTTGTTTCCAACTAGCACTAGCTACTTCTTTGGTGGGGAGATTTACGAGGATTTGCTCAATAGCTGCGATCGCTTTTTCTGCAAAACTGGCAGAATCAGTAATTAAAATCGATTGGGCGCTGGGGTCATGTTCGGCTTGGGAGAGTAAATCCCAGGCTATCCACTCTGGGTTATTTTTGTCGTCGGCTACTACCAGAATTTCGGAAGGCCCGGCTACGCTGTCAATACCTACAGTCCCAAATACCTGACGTTTGGCTTCGGCTACATAGGCGTTACCAGGGCCAACAATTTTATCTACAGGGGTCAAGCTTTCTGTACCATAAGCTAAAGCGGCGATCGCCTGCGCCCCTCCTATACTATAAATTTCTTTCACCCCAGCAATTTGGGCTGCTGCAAGTACCGCAGGATTAATTTCACCACGAGGCATAGGTACTGCCATGACAATTCTTTCCACACCCGCAATTTTGGCAGGTAAAGCGTTCATCAGTACAGAACTCGGATAACTGGCGCGTCCTCCAGGGACATAAATCCCCACCTGAGATAACGCCACCCAATTTAATCCCAGCTTCACCCCAGCTGTGTCTGTATAGCCAATATCTTGGGGTAGTTGCTTTTGATGAAAAAACCCAATTCTTTCCGCAGCTAATTCCAGCGCATCCTTGACATCTGGCGGACATTGTTCTGCGCGTTCCGCAATAAAATCGGCGCTCAGATGCAGAGATGGGGGACTGTAATGATCAAAACGGCTAGTATATTCCTTAACTGCGGCATCACCACGCACTTTCACATCAGCGAGAATATCTTTAACTGTACCACTAACATCAACCGTAGCTTCCCGGCGATCGCTCACCAAGGCTTTGAATTTTACAGAAAAATCTTTGTCGGTTGTTTTAAGTAGCTGCATAAAATATATCTCTGAAAGTAGTGCGGATTTTGCCGTAGTTATATTAATAATAAATTAATTTCAATGGTTGATTTTATTTATGCTGCGTTGTGCTGTAACAACTATTCTGAGACTGTCTTCTTAGGACTTACTGCAAAATATAGTTGTGAGCGATAAAAACAAACGTCAAACTCCATGAAAAAATTAACTTGCCCTAAAATGAGGGGAACTTGCACAGCTTTTGTCCAAGCAAATACAAGTTGCACCGATTCAAACTTACCAATTATGGCTTGAACAACTACAACGCGAGCCTCATACTGAGCCAAGTTACCAGTTAAATTCAAAGTTGCTGTCTGACGTTCCCAAACATACCCCAAATCAAGACCTACTGTATAAGGTAGTACATTTACTGTCGCACCTGTATCTAACAACGCTGATATTGTGATTGAAGATTCTTGTTTCACAAGTGCTATGGGCATATACGGGCGAAAACCAGCCTCGCCCAAAGTTGTATCAGCATTGATGAAGGTAAATTGTTCGACATTAGACATTGTTTTGATCTTTGGTAGCTTGCAAAACTTCTAGCATCGTGTTTGCTGCTTCAAAAGCATCGTAGGGAGACCAAACGGGATAAGATTGCTCAGATTTAATTAGATCAGCTTCTTGTTGGGCTAATTCTGAAATTAAAACCTGAACAATGTATAGTTTATCGGCACGGTTGAGTCCTTGGAGTTTACTAAGTAGTTCGGTGGAAACCATCTTGAATACTCTAACCACTTAAACAGCTTAATTCCATCATAGGACTGGACAAGAAAAATTAACTTAGTAATTCAGGCGATCATCGCTCACCAAGGCTTTGAATTTGACAGAAAAATCTTTGTCGGTTGTTTTAAGTAGCTGCATAGACTATATCTCTGAAGTAGTGCGGATTTTGCCGTAATATTAATTTTAGCGTTGCTGAATTTGAATATGAAATACCAAAACTACATTTCTTTCACTCATATTCTCTGCGACTCTGCGCCTCTGCGTGAAATAAAATCACCTCTTGCCTAACTTGTCAATAGTGAGTTTTAGCTAAATTTGTCACACAATTTTAGCTAATCTAGAACCAGAATCATAAAACCTTGATTACTATTCTCAAAATCGGCTCGGCTGAAAATAATGAACTCTCAATCCAACTCTTCTGACGGGAAGGTTAGCCAAAACGAATTATTTCCCATTGTGGGAATGGGTGCTTCTGCGGGAGGATTAGAGGCATTTAGAGAACTACTCAGCCATTTACCTACTGATACAGGCATGGCATTTGTCTTAATTCAGCATCTCAGCCCCCATCAAAAAAGTTTGTTGACAGATATTCTCTCTCGCACCACCCAAATGCCTGTGGTAGAAGTAGAGCATGGCATGGTTGTGGAACCAAATCATGTGTATGTAATTCCGCCCAATAGGATGATGACCATTAGTCAAGGAATCCTGCAACTGACTCTACGCGAAAAGACGCATGGATTTTCCATGACAGTTGATACTTTCTTTATTTCCTTAGCAGAAGAACGGGGAAACAAAGCCATTGGGGTTGTACTCTCCGGGGGTGACTCTGACGGCACAAAGGGACTAGAATCAATCAAAGCAGCTGGTGGAATCACTTTTGCTCAGTGTGAAGAATCGGCAAAAGTTAATAGTATGCCGAATACAGCCGTGGCTTCTGGATATGTAGATTTTATTTTAACACCAAAACAAATAGCCGCAGAATTAGCTAATATCAGTCATCATCCCTACGTTAATCCTCCCACTTCAGTTAAAGCCATCGATACAATCCCTGAAACCGGAGATGCTTTGACAAACATCTTCACCCTGCTGCGAACTGCGACAAAAGTTGACTTTAGCCATTACAAGAACACAACCCTGAAGCGGCGCATCCAGCGACGGATGATGTTATCTAAACTAGACAGGCTAGAAGATTACGTCAGTTATCTCCAAGAGAACCCCGCACAAATTAAAGCTTTATATCAAGATTTACTAATTACTGTCACCAGTTTTTTCCGCGATCCCGAAGCCTTTGAAGCCTTAAAGACAGAAGTTTTTCCCATAATTACCAAAAATAAAACCCCAAACTCACCCATCCGCATTTGGGTAGCTGGTTGTTCTACAGGTGAAGAAGCCTACTCCATCGCTATCTGCTTGCTAGAGTTTTTAACTAATCAGGTAATTAATATTCCCATCCAGATTTTTGCCACTGATATCAACGAATCAGCAATTGAACAAGCTCGCAACGGTATTTATAAACTCAATCAAGTAGCAAATATTTCACCAGAACGGCTCCAGCGCTTCTTTGTCCCCGTCGAGGGCGGTTTTCAAATTAGTAAGCCAGTGCGGGAACTGTGCGTTTTTGCCAGACAAAACCTGATTGGCGATCCCCCATTTTCCCGGTTGGATTTAATTACCTGTCGCAATGTGCTAATTTATTTGGGCAGCGCCGTGCAGAAAAAGCTGCTGCCGATTTTCCACTACGGTCTGAATGCCAATGGTTTTCTGATGTTAGGCACATCGGAAACAGTCGGTGAGTTCCCGGACTTGTTTGCTTTAGTGGATAGAAAAAATAAGATATATTCCCGGAAAATTACTGCAACTCGCTTGGGCATGGATCTGATTACCAACAACTATCCTTTAGAAACTGTCAACACCCAGCCACCAGTCAGCGCAGATACTTGGAATGATGTAGAACTGTATAAAGCTGCTGACCTGATTGTGTTAAATGACTACGCTCCGGTGGGTGTAATTATTAACGAAGATTGGGAAATTTTGCAATTCCGGGGATATACCAGTCCTTATCTGCAACCACCACTAGGCAGACCCAATTTTAACTTAATAAAGATGGCGAAAGATGAATTACGGTTAGAGTTACGTACCACTATTCATCAAGCCAAAAATAAACAAGTGCCGGTGAGTAAGTCAGGCATACAAATGAGAGATAATGAGCAAGTCAGGCAGGTAAAAATTGATGTTGTGCCATTTAAACCTCCTGCGGCTAGAGAATGGTACTTCTTAGTCCTGTTTGCATCTTCATCCTCCTCAACCGCTATTTTAGAGGCTGTTAGCCCTCCTGGGCGGACTGGACGACGCAAGCCCAACGAGCAAGAGCAGGAGATTAACCGACTTAAACAAGAGTTAGCAGCCAATAAAGAGTATCTGCAATCAATTATTGAAGAGCAGCAAGCTACTAATGAAGATTTACGAGCCGCTAACGAAGAAATTCTCTCCAGCAACGAAGAATTACAAAGCACCAATGAGGAATTAGAAACAGCCAAGGAAGAAATTCAGGCTACCAACGAAGAACTGAATACGATTAATGACGAACTGCACCGGCATAATATCCAGTCAAACGAAGTCACCAACGATTTACAAAATCTCCTCAGCAGTATTAATATTCCCATCCTGATGTTGGGAGGAAATCTGCAAATTCGCCGCTATACCCCGGTAGCTGAGAAAATTTTCAACCTGATTTCCAGTGATATGGGGCGACCAATCAGTGATATTAATCACAACTTGAATATTCCTGACTTAGAGAAACAAATTTTAGATGTAATTGGTACTCTCAATTTTAAAACACAAGAAGTTCAAGACAAAAACGGGCGTTGGTATGACCTGCGGATTCGACCTTATCGGACAATAGACAATAAAATTGATGGTGCTGTGGTAATTTTAGTTGATATTGACGACCTCAAACGCAGTTCGGAACAGATTAGAACATCCAGAGATTATGTGCAGGCTATTGTGGATACCATGCGCGAATCTCTCGTGGTGCTAGATGTCAACTTACGAGTAATCAGCGCCAATCAATTTTTCTACGATACATTTCAGGTTCTACCAGCAGAAACAGAACAACGCTTGGTTTACGAAATCGGGAATGGACAGTGGGATATTCCCCAATTGCGATCGCTTTTAGACGAAATTCTCCCATATCAAAACCAGTTTCAAGGTCTGGAAGTTGAACACAACTTTGAGCAAATTGGACACAAAATCATGCGGCTCAATGCCCGAAAAATGACTCTAACAGACAATAGGGAAATGATTCTGCTGGTGATTGAGGACATTACTCAGCAAAAGCAATTAGAAGCAGAACGCATCCACCTTTTAGGTCAAGAACAGTCAGCTCGCAATGCTGCGGAAGCCGC
This genomic interval from Nodularia sp. LEGE 06071 contains the following:
- a CDS encoding chemotaxis protein CheB encodes the protein MNSQSNSSDGKVSQNELFPIVGMGASAGGLEAFRELLSHLPTDTGMAFVLIQHLSPHQKSLLTDILSRTTQMPVVEVEHGMVVEPNHVYVIPPNRMMTISQGILQLTLREKTHGFSMTVDTFFISLAEERGNKAIGVVLSGGDSDGTKGLESIKAAGGITFAQCEESAKVNSMPNTAVASGYVDFILTPKQIAAELANISHHPYVNPPTSVKAIDTIPETGDALTNIFTLLRTATKVDFSHYKNTTLKRRIQRRMMLSKLDRLEDYVSYLQENPAQIKALYQDLLITVTSFFRDPEAFEALKTEVFPIITKNKTPNSPIRIWVAGCSTGEEAYSIAICLLEFLTNQVINIPIQIFATDINESAIEQARNGIYKLNQVANISPERLQRFFVPVEGGFQISKPVRELCVFARQNLIGDPPFSRLDLITCRNVLIYLGSAVQKKLLPIFHYGLNANGFLMLGTSETVGEFPDLFALVDRKNKIYSRKITATRLGMDLITNNYPLETVNTQPPVSADTWNDVELYKAADLIVLNDYAPVGVIINEDWEILQFRGYTSPYLQPPLGRPNFNLIKMAKDELRLELRTTIHQAKNKQVPVSKSGIQMRDNEQVRQVKIDVVPFKPPAAREWYFLVLFASSSSSTAILEAVSPPGRTGRRKPNEQEQEINRLKQELAANKEYLQSIIEEQQATNEDLRAANEEILSSNEELQSTNEELETAKEEIQATNEELNTINDELHRHNIQSNEVTNDLQNLLSSINIPILMLGGNLQIRRYTPVAEKIFNLISSDMGRPISDINHNLNIPDLEKQILDVIGTLNFKTQEVQDKNGRWYDLRIRPYRTIDNKIDGAVVILVDIDDLKRSSEQIRTSRDYVQAIVDTMRESLVVLDVNLRVISANQFFYDTFQVLPAETEQRLVYEIGNGQWDIPQLRSLLDEILPYQNQFQGLEVEHNFEQIGHKIMRLNARKMTLTDNREMILLVIEDITQQKQLEAERIHLLGQEQSARNAAEAANRAKDEFLSILSHELRNPLNSMLGWSKLLQKKQFDQATINKGLAAIERSAQAQAHLITDLLDISRISAGRLRMDAQELDLVSVIESAMEVVSFSAEAKNIQIESQLAPAPRSMVGDANRLQQVFWNLLSNAIKFTPNGGKVSITLNYTDFQAEIQISDTGYGISPDFLPYVFERFRQADSSRTRSNPGLGLGLSIVRYLVELHGGTIEAESQGEGQGATFTVRLPLQAPQQQISLLISTEPGAETNQSELSMDEIPSLEGVRVLVVDDQADICQLFKIVLEEYGAEITGVESAREALATLIANPGGYDVLLSDIGLPEEDGYSLIRQVRELSPEAGGQIPAAAITAYAEYADHTEALAAGFQMHVAKPIPPAQLLSIVATLAGRLK